A stretch of the Perca flavescens isolate YP-PL-M2 chromosome 10, PFLA_1.0, whole genome shotgun sequence genome encodes the following:
- the gjb1b gene encoding uncharacterized protein gjb1b isoform X2 — protein MTPQRQVVHREQHPSIITQKVQLTVKLFMLENARNTLEQELLKLTNKAYEEVQEFLNSSFPTSDFSDLAKALDTRCQAIDKLSALLKDLTVEANVFVQPTVKNGVRTYPLLPLRDKWILTTEVLKFGPMLQNSLMASSVAKAVQVLGATLSLQQLKHFPISQPAAVQQDDMICSISSSYNSAVATTTSSSHLQAEEKENAVVFEEAGPSDAVFLSPAIIERPKINPERPPVLLPPIQATLQEISNPKPMKITPLIGWGCVDDVQVQHQKQTSSQLLHFLRTKAKNMSALEATVMEWSERMCPSSLPQVPTIQTQSYQFRHVVTNDLIKALAPKTLCADIENQAPVFRVKRVESSGSLTYTCVISTKTELWDIGDIFTEVGHGDSEASPLEKKDCPNTTAQVENSCQNAEWKTQTLQCTEPEHVSQSSGAKTPAVNAITIPEFQIQRFEETEVVVSHVVSPGNFYVQHADSIVKLQALVTDWKASNSYAEQNCIPDIGTQVMGWFPKQEQWCRAQVTKICGVSEDNNATVGAGSETSIKVEVKRLDYGDTACLSLLNTKEMTPEMAVLPLQAVQVSLTNVTPVNGSDWSEEAVGWFKTMVHNRTLYARLYPQGPKVTVELFLEKGKLGAMRRGASLSVRLAQNGHAKHNQLKNVSLMKINTVQLKKKKQDSEWEKYLISCYTQK, from the exons ATGACTCCTCAGCGGCAGGTTGTTCACCGCGAGCAGCACCCCTCCATAATCACCCAGAAAGTGCAGTTAACTGTCAAACTGTTTATGCTGGAAAATGCCCGGAATACACTGGAACAAGAACTTCTCAAACTCACCAACAAG GCCTACGAAGAGGTTCAAGAATTCTTGAATTCATCTTTTCCCACTAGTGACTTCAGTGATCTCGCAAAAGCTTTGGATACAAGATGCCAAGCCATTGACAAGCTCTCAGCTTTATTAAAAGACCTCACAGTTG agGCAAACGTTTTTGTCCAGCCTACTGTCAAAAATGGAGTGAGAACCTATCCGCTTCTGCCACTCAGAGACAAATGGATCCTTACGACGGAAGTTCTCAAGTTTGGGCCCATGTTGCAGAACTCGCTCATGGCGAGCTCTGTAGCCAAAGCTGTCCAGGTGCTTGGAGCCACGCTGTCCCTCCAGCAGTTAAAACATTTCCCCATCTCCCAGCCTGCAGCGGTCCAGCAGGATGACATGATATGCAGCATCTCGTCCAGCTACAACAGCGCCGTTGCGACTACGACCTCATCCTCTCACTTACAggctgaagaaaaagaaaacgctGTTGTTTTTGAGGAAGCAGGCCCATCAGATGCTGTGTTTCTTTCACCTGCCATTATTGAGAGACCCAAGATTAACCCAGAGAGGCCACCAGTACTACTACCTCCCATACAAGCTACACTCCAAGAGATCAGTAACCCTAAACCAATGAAAATAACACCACTAATAGGCTGGGGATGTGTGGATGATGTCCAGGTGCAGCACCAAAAACAAACATCCTCTCAGCTGCTTCACTTCCTCAGAACAAAAGCTAAAAACATGAGTGCACTAGAGGCCACTGTCATGGAGTGGAGTGAGAGAATGTGCCCTTCAAGTTTGCCACAGGTGCCTACCATCCAAACACAAAGCTACCAATTCAGACATGTTGTGACGAATGATCTGATCAAAGCACTAGCTCCGAAAACGTTATGTGCAGACATCGAAAACCAAGCCCCTGTCTTCAGAGTAAAAAGAGTGGAATCAAGTGGCTCTCTGACCTACACTTGCGTGATTTCAACAAAGACTGAATTGTGGGATATTGGAGACATCTTCACAGAGGTGGGACACGGAGACTCCGAAGCGAGCCCCttggaaaaaaaagactgcCCAAATACAACCGCTCAGGTAGAGAACTCCTGTCAAAACGCCGAGTGGAAAACCCAAACGCTCCAGTGCACAGAACCTGAACATGTTAGTCAATCTTCTGGTGCAAAAACGCCAGCGGTCAACGCCATTACCATTCCGGAGTTCCAGATCCAGAGGTTTGAAGAAACTGAAGTTGTAGTGTCTCATGTTGTCAGCCCAGGCAACTTCTACGTCCAACACGCAGACTCCATCGTAAAGCTGCAGGCCCTTGTCACAGA CTGGAAAGCCAGTAATTCATATGCCGAGCAGAACTGCATTCCAGACATTGGAACCCAAGTAATGGGTTGGTTCCCTAAGCAAGAACAATGGTGTAGGGCTCAGGTGACAAAGATATGTGGAGTAAGTGAAG ATAATAATGCCACTGTTGGCGCTGGGAGTGAGACATCCATCAAGGTGGAGGTGAAGAGGCTGGACTACGGTGACACAGCCTGCCTGTCGCTGTTGAACACCAAGGAGATGACCCCAGAAATGGCTGTCCTACCACTTCAGGCTGTACAGGTCTCACTAACAAAT GTGACGCCTGTGAATGGGAGTGATTGGTCTGAGGAGGCAGTGGGCTGGTTCAAAACAATGGTGCACAACAGAACACTCTATGCCAGACTTTACCCGCAAGGGCCCAAAGTTACAGTCGAGCTGTTTTTGGAAAAGGGAAAGCTCGGAGCTATGAG gaGGGGTGCATCATTGTCTGTAAGACTGGCCCAGAATGGACACGCAAAACACAACCAACTCAAGAATGTCAGCCTCATGAAAATAA aCACTGTTCAActtaaaaagaagaagcaggACTCGGAGTGGGAGAAATACCTCATCTCGTGCTATACTCAAAAGTAA
- the LOC114562632 gene encoding gap junction alpha-3 protein-like, translating into MGDWNLLGKLLEKAQEHSTVVGKVWLTVLFIFRILVLSAATEKVWGDEQSGFTCDTKQPGCENVCYDITFPISHVRFWVLQIIFVSTPTLIYLGHILHLVRMEDKHKERDQQMEHAHHSDKQALIVDGKQKKALVRDKKGRVHLQGELLRTYVFNVVFKTLFEVGFIVAQYLLYGFKLKPMYTCDRLPCPNVVNCYISRPTEKTIFIIFMLGVSSVSLLLNLVEVYHLGFTKCRQGISFRRAHQSSASLPKEPGEAAVPYAPSFDDYFHQVQPAYPPVPSYNLSPLSEDTDSSFHPYHSKAAYKQNKDNLAVEKSSSKSEECDLKGKKGAGSAPGSPTQARPGRGAKHSGNNKIRIDDLQI; encoded by the coding sequence ATGGGCGACTGGAACCTGCTGGGAAAGCTGCTGGAAAAAGCCCAGGAGCACTCCACCGTGGTGGGGAAGGTGTGGCTCACTGTCCTGTTCATCTTCCGCATCCTGGTCCTGAGCGCCGCCACGGAGAAGGTGTGGGGCGACGAGCAGTCGGGCTTCACCTGCGACACCAAGCAGCCAGGTTGCGAGAACGTGTGCTACGACATCACTTTCCCAATCTCCCACGTCCGCTTTTGGGTTCTGCAGATCATCTTTGTGTCCACGCCCACGCTGATCTACCTGGGACACATCCTCCACCTGGTGCGGATGGAGGACAAGCATAAAGAGAGGGACCAGCAGATGGAACATGCACATCACTCGGACAAGCAGGCCCTCATTGTGGATGGTAAGCAAAAGAAGGCTCTGGTGAGGGACAAAAAGGGCAGAGTGCACCTGCAGGGGGAGCTCTTGCGCACATATGTCTTTAACGTGGTCTTTAAAACCCTGTTTGAGGTGGGCTTCATTGTGGCTCAATACCTCTTGTACGGCTTTAAGCTGAAGCCCATGTACACATGTGACAGACTGCCCTGCCCCAACGTGGTGAACTGCTACATATCCCGTCCCACGGAGAAAaccatcttcatcatcttcatgcTGGGAGTGTCCAGCGTGTCTCTGCTCCTCAACCTCGTAGAGGTCTACCACCTGGGCTTTACCAAGTGTCGCCAGGGCATCAGCTTCAGGAGAGCTCACCAGTCCTCCGCGAGTCTCCCCAAGGAGCCCGGCGAGGCCGCGGTGCCGTACGCGCCGAGCTTTGACGACTACTTCCACCAAGTCCAGCCGGCCTACCCGCCCGTACCCAGCTACAACCTCTCCCCTTTGTCTGAGGACACAGACTCGTCCTTCCACCCGTACCACAGCAAGGCGGCATACAAACAGAATAAGGACAACTTGGCGGTGGAGAAGAGCAGCAGCAAGTCAGAAGAATGTGACCTGAAAGGAAAGAAGGGAGCAGGATCGGCCCCCGGGTCACCCACGCAGGCCAGGCCGGGCCGCGGTGCCAAACACAGCGGCAACAACAAGATTAGAATAGACGATCTGCAGATATGA
- the gjb1b gene encoding uncharacterized protein gjb1b isoform X1 — translation MTPQRQVVHREQHPSIITQKVQLTVKLFMLENARNTLEQELLKLTNKAYEEVQEFLNSSFPTSDFSDLAKALDTRCQAIDKLSALLKDLTVEANVFVQPTVKNGVRTYPLLPLRDKWILTTEVLKFGPMLQNSLMASSVAKAVQVLGATLSLQQLKHFPISQPAAVQQDDMICSISSSYNSAVATTTSSSHLQAEEKENAVVFEEAGPSDAVFLSPAIIERPKINPERPPVLLPPIQATLQEISNPKPMKITPLIGWGCVDDVQVQHQKQTSSQLLHFLRTKAKNMSALEATVMEWSERMCPSSLPQVPTIQTQSYQFRHVVTNDLIKALAPKTLCADIENQAPVFRVKRVESSGSLTYTCVISTKTELWDIGDIFTEVGHGDSEASPLEKKDCPNTTAQVENSCQNAEWKTQTLQCTEPEHVSQSSGAKTPAVNAITIPEFQIQRFEETEVVVSHVVSPGNFYVQHADSIVKLQALVTDSWKASNSYAEQNCIPDIGTQVMGWFPKQEQWCRAQVTKICGVSEDNNATVGAGSETSIKVEVKRLDYGDTACLSLLNTKEMTPEMAVLPLQAVQVSLTNVTPVNGSDWSEEAVGWFKTMVHNRTLYARLYPQGPKVTVELFLEKGKLGAMRRGASLSVRLAQNGHAKHNQLKNVSLMKINTVQLKKKKQDSEWEKYLISCYTQK, via the exons ATGACTCCTCAGCGGCAGGTTGTTCACCGCGAGCAGCACCCCTCCATAATCACCCAGAAAGTGCAGTTAACTGTCAAACTGTTTATGCTGGAAAATGCCCGGAATACACTGGAACAAGAACTTCTCAAACTCACCAACAAG GCCTACGAAGAGGTTCAAGAATTCTTGAATTCATCTTTTCCCACTAGTGACTTCAGTGATCTCGCAAAAGCTTTGGATACAAGATGCCAAGCCATTGACAAGCTCTCAGCTTTATTAAAAGACCTCACAGTTG agGCAAACGTTTTTGTCCAGCCTACTGTCAAAAATGGAGTGAGAACCTATCCGCTTCTGCCACTCAGAGACAAATGGATCCTTACGACGGAAGTTCTCAAGTTTGGGCCCATGTTGCAGAACTCGCTCATGGCGAGCTCTGTAGCCAAAGCTGTCCAGGTGCTTGGAGCCACGCTGTCCCTCCAGCAGTTAAAACATTTCCCCATCTCCCAGCCTGCAGCGGTCCAGCAGGATGACATGATATGCAGCATCTCGTCCAGCTACAACAGCGCCGTTGCGACTACGACCTCATCCTCTCACTTACAggctgaagaaaaagaaaacgctGTTGTTTTTGAGGAAGCAGGCCCATCAGATGCTGTGTTTCTTTCACCTGCCATTATTGAGAGACCCAAGATTAACCCAGAGAGGCCACCAGTACTACTACCTCCCATACAAGCTACACTCCAAGAGATCAGTAACCCTAAACCAATGAAAATAACACCACTAATAGGCTGGGGATGTGTGGATGATGTCCAGGTGCAGCACCAAAAACAAACATCCTCTCAGCTGCTTCACTTCCTCAGAACAAAAGCTAAAAACATGAGTGCACTAGAGGCCACTGTCATGGAGTGGAGTGAGAGAATGTGCCCTTCAAGTTTGCCACAGGTGCCTACCATCCAAACACAAAGCTACCAATTCAGACATGTTGTGACGAATGATCTGATCAAAGCACTAGCTCCGAAAACGTTATGTGCAGACATCGAAAACCAAGCCCCTGTCTTCAGAGTAAAAAGAGTGGAATCAAGTGGCTCTCTGACCTACACTTGCGTGATTTCAACAAAGACTGAATTGTGGGATATTGGAGACATCTTCACAGAGGTGGGACACGGAGACTCCGAAGCGAGCCCCttggaaaaaaaagactgcCCAAATACAACCGCTCAGGTAGAGAACTCCTGTCAAAACGCCGAGTGGAAAACCCAAACGCTCCAGTGCACAGAACCTGAACATGTTAGTCAATCTTCTGGTGCAAAAACGCCAGCGGTCAACGCCATTACCATTCCGGAGTTCCAGATCCAGAGGTTTGAAGAAACTGAAGTTGTAGTGTCTCATGTTGTCAGCCCAGGCAACTTCTACGTCCAACACGCAGACTCCATCGTAAAGCTGCAGGCCCTTGTCACAGA CAGCTGGAAAGCCAGTAATTCATATGCCGAGCAGAACTGCATTCCAGACATTGGAACCCAAGTAATGGGTTGGTTCCCTAAGCAAGAACAATGGTGTAGGGCTCAGGTGACAAAGATATGTGGAGTAAGTGAAG ATAATAATGCCACTGTTGGCGCTGGGAGTGAGACATCCATCAAGGTGGAGGTGAAGAGGCTGGACTACGGTGACACAGCCTGCCTGTCGCTGTTGAACACCAAGGAGATGACCCCAGAAATGGCTGTCCTACCACTTCAGGCTGTACAGGTCTCACTAACAAAT GTGACGCCTGTGAATGGGAGTGATTGGTCTGAGGAGGCAGTGGGCTGGTTCAAAACAATGGTGCACAACAGAACACTCTATGCCAGACTTTACCCGCAAGGGCCCAAAGTTACAGTCGAGCTGTTTTTGGAAAAGGGAAAGCTCGGAGCTATGAG gaGGGGTGCATCATTGTCTGTAAGACTGGCCCAGAATGGACACGCAAAACACAACCAACTCAAGAATGTCAGCCTCATGAAAATAA aCACTGTTCAActtaaaaagaagaagcaggACTCGGAGTGGGAGAAATACCTCATCTCGTGCTATACTCAAAAGTAA
- the gjb1b gene encoding gap junction beta-1 protein isoform X3, with the protein MNWGTFYAVISGVNRHSTGIGRVWLSVIFIFRILVLVVAAESVWGDEKSGFTCNTQQPGCDSVCYDQFFPISHIRLWALQLILVSTPALLVAMHVAHRRHVDKKILKRTGRGSPKELEHIKNHKFQITGALWWTYMISIVFRILLEVAFLYIFYLLYPGFKMVRLVKCDSYPCPNTVDCFVSRPTEKTIFTVFMLAVSGVCVLLNLAEVVYLIGRACKRCLRGSDEESKVPWISQRLSTYRQNEINQLIADHSLKSKFNVTKKSPTEKGEMCSAF; encoded by the coding sequence ATGAACTGGGGGACCTTTTATGCCGTGATCAGCGGCGTAAACAGGCACTCTACCGGCATCGGACGCGTTTGGCTCTCCGTCATCTTCATCTTCCGTATCCTGGTCCTGGTGGTCGCTGCTGAGAGCGTTTGGGGAGACGAGAAGTCCGGCTTCACCTGCAACACCCAGCAGCCCGGCTGCGACAGCGTCTGTTACGACCAGTTCTTCCCCATCTCGCACATCCGCCTGTGGGCGCTCCAGCTCATCCTGGTCTCCACCCCCGCCCTGCTGGTGGCCATGCATGTGGCCCACCGACGCCACGTCGACAAGAAGATCCTGAAGAGGACGGGCCGCGGCAGCCCAAAGGAGCTGGAGCACATCAAGAACCACAAGTTTCAGATCACCGGAGCTCTTTGGTGGACATACATGATCAGTATCGTCTTCAGAATCCTCCTGGAGGTGGCTTTTCTCTACATCTTCTACTTGCTTTATCCTGGCTTTAAGATGGTGCGTTTGGTAAAGTGTGACTCGTACCCATGCCCCAACACGGTGGACTGTTTTGTCTCCAGGCCGACCGAAAAGACCATATTCACCGTGTTCATGCTGGCAGTGTCTggggtgtgtgtgctgctgaaCCTGGCTGAGGTGGTGTACCTCATAGGCAGGGCCTGCAAACGGTGCTTACGAGGCTCTGACGAGGAGTCCAAAGTCCCTTGGATAAGTCAACGATTGTCTACTTATAGACAAAATGAAATCAATCAACTGATAGCAGACCACTCTCTCAAGTCGAAGTTCAATGTGACCAAAAAGAGCCCAACTGAGAAGGGTGAAATGTGTTCTGCTTTCTGA